Genomic segment of Candidatus Aenigmatarchaeota archaeon:
ATGCTGATTGTCCTTCCTTTATTTTAACATATGTCCCTACTATTCCAACTCCCTTTTGATTTACCCCACCATACATCCCATCCTTATTACAGACTATCAGTTTTTTGATATTATCATCAAACAGTTTAACCTCATCTTCAAACATCCAGCCTGGAACAGGATCTCTTGTTTTTAACAGATAAAATATTCCATTGATTTTTTTGGCCCCTATTGTGCACATAAATAAAACCTAATTTAATATTATTTGTAGATTAATTAAATATGATAAAATTCATAACAGATCAGCCAATGCTTTTTTTAGAGGAAAAATCAACACTAGTTTTGGGTGACCTTCATATAGGTCTTGATTACAGATTGTATAAAGATGGGATTCATATACCGGATCAACTTCCTGAGATGGAAAAAAACATAAGAAAATACATAAAAAAAACTGGATCTGAAAAAATTGTTATTCTTGGAGATATAAAGGATGAGGTTCCTGGAATAAATTATCCTGAAATGAGAGAGATTCCTGAATTCTTGGAAAAATTATCAAAACTCGTGGATGTAAATATATGCAAAGGAAATCATGATACACACCTTGAAAAAATAGTCCCCAAAAATGTGAAAATACACCCATCAGATGGTTTTTTTATGGATAATTATTTTTTTTGCCATGGTCACACATGGCCATCCAAAGATTTTCTAAATTGTGATTTTTTAATAACAGGTCACATCCATCCTGTTTTTGAATTCAAGGATAATTTCGGTTACAAAATAACAAAACCTGTCTGGATAAAATCAAGAATTAAGAAGGAAGTTTTCCACGAAAAATATAAAATTAAAAAGGAAGGAGAAATTGAAATATTTGTAGTTCCATCCTTCAATCAACTTTTAGGAGGCTATCCCTTAAACAGAATAAAAGAAGTTGAGAGAATTTCCCCAATACTTAAAAAGTATATACTTTTATCCAAGAAAACAGAGTTGTACCTACTTGATGGAACCTATCTTGGAATTTTAGGGGAGATTATCCCATAGATTTGAAATCTAAAAAGAATATTATTTCTTCATCCAACTTTTCCAAATCC
This window contains:
- a CDS encoding metallophosphoesterase; translated protein: MIKFITDQPMLFLEEKSTLVLGDLHIGLDYRLYKDGIHIPDQLPEMEKNIRKYIKKTGSEKIVILGDIKDEVPGINYPEMREIPEFLEKLSKLVDVNICKGNHDTHLEKIVPKNVKIHPSDGFFMDNYFFCHGHTWPSKDFLNCDFLITGHIHPVFEFKDNFGYKITKPVWIKSRIKKEVFHEKYKIKKEGEIEIFVVPSFNQLLGGYPLNRIKEVERISPILKKYILLSKKTELYLLDGTYLGILGEIIP